One segment of Rhodopirellula baltica SH 1 DNA contains the following:
- a CDS encoding M16 family metallopeptidase gives MNELKSTTLANGLRIVADIDLRGYSAAVGYFVRAGARDETDIESGLSHFLEHMMFKGTARRSAADVNRELDELGGQSNAYTSEEQTVYYSSVLPKYQDRMVDLLTDMLSPSLDADDFATERNVILEEIAKYEDQPPFGAFERVMECAYGPRGLGRRVLGTTHSIESMQVESMRAYFNRRYRPENIVLAASGNVDFDGLVAQAEKMTQHWLDRPAPSDLASDDLGTTPEGIELTQHLSVPDASQSYRVTLGDGPSMQSELRYAMRLLASIVGDDGGSRLFWDLIDTGRAEVATLWPQEFTDTGALFTYLVCAADDMDSNVRLMNEVFGRVARDGVEQSELDQVINKTVAGCIMQSERPSNRLFGLGSRWLCCGDYLSLDELLDAYRGVTIESVAEAARTYLGQSATEVVASSAEPQSNLVG, from the coding sequence ATGAACGAACTCAAATCAACGACCCTAGCCAATGGGTTGCGAATCGTTGCCGACATCGACCTACGTGGTTACTCCGCCGCGGTCGGTTACTTCGTGCGTGCCGGTGCTCGTGACGAAACCGACATCGAATCGGGACTCAGCCACTTCCTCGAACACATGATGTTCAAAGGAACCGCACGTCGCTCGGCTGCGGATGTGAACCGCGAACTGGATGAACTCGGCGGTCAATCCAACGCCTACACGTCCGAAGAACAAACGGTTTACTATTCGTCCGTGCTGCCCAAGTACCAAGACCGAATGGTCGACTTGCTGACCGACATGCTCAGCCCGTCACTCGACGCCGACGATTTCGCGACCGAGCGAAACGTGATCCTGGAAGAAATCGCCAAGTACGAAGACCAGCCTCCATTTGGAGCCTTCGAACGGGTGATGGAATGCGCCTACGGACCACGCGGGTTGGGACGGCGCGTGCTTGGCACGACGCACTCAATCGAATCGATGCAAGTCGAATCGATGCGAGCCTATTTCAATCGCCGTTATCGACCCGAAAACATCGTCCTGGCCGCCAGCGGCAACGTCGACTTTGATGGCTTGGTCGCTCAAGCCGAAAAGATGACGCAGCATTGGCTCGACCGCCCTGCCCCGTCGGATTTGGCCAGTGACGATCTCGGCACCACCCCCGAAGGCATCGAACTGACACAGCACTTAAGCGTGCCTGATGCGTCGCAAAGTTACCGGGTGACTCTTGGCGATGGCCCCTCAATGCAATCCGAGCTCCGCTACGCAATGCGGTTGCTGGCTTCTATCGTCGGCGATGATGGCGGCAGCCGGCTGTTCTGGGATTTGATCGACACCGGCCGTGCCGAAGTCGCCACCCTTTGGCCGCAAGAGTTTACCGACACCGGTGCCTTGTTCACCTACTTGGTCTGCGCCGCCGACGACATGGATTCCAACGTTCGCTTGATGAACGAAGTCTTCGGCCGAGTCGCCCGTGACGGCGTTGAACAATCGGAACTGGATCAAGTGATCAACAAAACGGTCGCTGGCTGCATCATGCAATCTGAACGCCCGTCAAACCGCTTGTTCGGGCTGGGCAGTCGCTGGTTGTGCTGTGGCGATTACCTGTCGCTCGATGAGTTGCTGGACGCCTACCGTGGTGTGACAATCGAAAGCGTTGCCGAAGCCGCCCGAACCTACTTGGGGCAATCAGCAACCGAAGTCGTTGCCTCTTCCGCTGAACCTCAATCCAATTTGGTTGGTTGA
- a CDS encoding sensor histidine kinase has translation MTNSTSQPLLGRTIHLLRDFAVTRSSALAWCILAISLAVTAIAWYLSSQYIRDRASDRFLFRVSEMEVSIEQRMLEYEQVLRGGVGLMEASNSVSRAEWRTYFENSRFQEYYPGIQGVGFSRVVKADENDAFVESVRAEGFPEFDIRPDGERDVYTAIVYLEPFDWRNQRAFGFDMYSEATRRAAMDAAVASGEPTISGVVKLVQETEDDVQQGFLLYLPVFENRETVEEEGQQLASVVGFVYAPFRTRDLMVGIRKSNLPDIDFKIYDGESESTANLLYSSHLPMLRPASEGNADFVLTKQLHLRGRDWTIHFESQPDFISGGESAISLAVAFIGLLVDVLLFLVIGSIGRQQRQAERIAEQMTSEFRKAQKQFQAVCDTAHDPIVLLDESRQVVYGNPATMDAFGFSEDEVVGTSASRLFERSLRTEESALSSITDDELLCIRKDGTTFPARISISYWHDGEQQLAAIIVRDVTEQRRVDALIRQQIAELSRSNRDLDAFAYVASHDLRSPLRNIKHLADWVTEDTGDQLPVESAEHLKTLKQCIDRMEQLLDDLLQYSRAGRVHDRLTQVNTNDLVTRIFAMLAKPDAMQVCIDGELPTLLTLKAPLETCLRNLVNNAIKHHDRADGRVCVSAIDDGELIQFIVEDDGPGIASRFQKKVFEIFRTVAPNSDWKNSSGMGLSIIKKTVETYGGKIELQSELGQGTRFILHWPRQIVMPLESVEPPVSAESEG, from the coding sequence ATGACGAATTCGACCTCACAACCGCTTCTTGGTCGAACGATCCATCTCTTGCGTGACTTTGCGGTGACTCGCAGTTCCGCATTGGCATGGTGCATCCTTGCCATATCGCTGGCCGTGACCGCGATCGCCTGGTATTTGTCGAGCCAGTACATTCGCGATCGAGCGTCGGACCGCTTTCTGTTTCGCGTGAGTGAAATGGAAGTCTCAATCGAGCAACGGATGCTGGAGTACGAACAAGTGCTTCGCGGTGGCGTTGGTTTGATGGAAGCATCCAATAGCGTCTCGCGAGCTGAGTGGCGGACCTACTTCGAGAACTCTCGTTTCCAAGAGTACTACCCTGGCATTCAGGGAGTTGGATTCAGTCGGGTTGTGAAGGCGGATGAAAATGATGCCTTTGTCGAATCCGTTCGCGCCGAGGGTTTTCCGGAGTTCGATATTCGGCCCGACGGTGAGCGTGATGTTTACACGGCGATCGTTTATCTCGAACCGTTCGATTGGCGGAATCAGCGGGCCTTCGGATTCGATATGTACTCCGAGGCAACTCGTCGAGCGGCAATGGACGCGGCGGTCGCATCGGGCGAACCCACCATTTCAGGCGTTGTCAAATTGGTGCAGGAAACCGAGGACGATGTCCAACAAGGTTTCTTGCTGTACTTGCCGGTCTTTGAAAATCGCGAAACGGTTGAGGAGGAAGGTCAACAATTAGCATCGGTTGTTGGCTTTGTGTACGCGCCCTTTCGAACTCGAGATTTGATGGTCGGGATTCGGAAATCGAATCTGCCGGACATCGATTTCAAGATTTACGATGGTGAGAGCGAGTCCACTGCCAACTTGCTCTACAGCAGTCACCTCCCGATGTTGAGGCCGGCCAGCGAGGGCAATGCGGATTTTGTGCTGACGAAGCAGCTTCATCTTCGCGGACGCGATTGGACAATCCACTTTGAATCCCAGCCCGATTTTATCAGTGGTGGCGAATCGGCGATTAGCTTGGCGGTCGCATTTATCGGATTGCTGGTGGATGTGTTGCTGTTCTTGGTCATTGGATCAATCGGGCGTCAACAGCGGCAAGCGGAACGAATTGCGGAACAGATGACCAGCGAGTTTCGCAAGGCTCAGAAACAGTTCCAAGCCGTCTGCGACACCGCCCATGATCCGATCGTATTGTTGGATGAATCACGACAAGTCGTCTATGGAAATCCAGCGACGATGGATGCCTTTGGGTTCTCCGAAGACGAGGTTGTTGGTACCTCAGCGAGTCGTTTGTTTGAAAGATCGCTTCGAACGGAGGAGTCCGCTTTATCATCGATCACGGACGACGAACTGCTTTGCATTCGAAAGGACGGAACGACCTTTCCCGCGAGAATCTCGATCTCCTATTGGCATGATGGCGAACAACAGCTTGCAGCAATCATCGTCCGTGATGTAACTGAGCAGCGACGGGTTGATGCGTTGATACGACAGCAAATCGCCGAATTGAGCCGAAGCAATCGGGATCTGGATGCGTTTGCCTATGTCGCTTCGCATGACTTGCGGTCTCCACTTCGAAACATCAAGCATCTGGCTGATTGGGTGACGGAGGACACCGGGGATCAGTTACCCGTTGAGAGCGCCGAACACCTGAAGACATTGAAGCAGTGCATCGATCGGATGGAGCAACTGCTGGATGATCTGCTTCAGTATTCTCGTGCCGGGCGAGTTCATGATCGACTGACGCAGGTCAACACAAATGATTTGGTGACAAGGATCTTTGCAATGTTGGCAAAGCCAGATGCCATGCAAGTTTGCATCGACGGAGAACTGCCGACGTTACTGACCCTCAAAGCACCACTGGAAACGTGCCTGCGGAACTTGGTCAACAACGCGATCAAACACCATGACCGCGCAGACGGCAGGGTGTGCGTTTCGGCGATCGATGATGGCGAGTTGATTCAGTTCATTGTCGAAGACGACGGACCGGGAATCGCTTCACGCTTTCAGAAGAAGGTATTTGAAATCTTTCGCACCGTTGCCCCGAACTCAGATTGGAAGAACTCGAGTGGCATGGGATTGTCGATCATTAAAAAGACCGTCGAAACCTACGGCGGAAAGATCGAGTTGCAATCCGAATTGGGGCAGGGCACACGTTTCATTCTGCACTGGCCACGCCAGATCGTGATGCCACTCGAAAGCGTCGAGCCACCTGTGTCAGCCGAGTCGGAAGGCTAG
- a CDS encoding ABC transporter ATP-binding protein: MPSSPSRRRFEAYRQAVRDRHRRGNQDTEKDLASGRGGHHHGGGPGGKKIGTRDRSFRELFLAFWGLIAGQRGAILTALALLTVSIGLRLIPPLGTKLAIDSVLIRPPKPLPDWVSGIPNLSEILGDPMSSPMRVLIAIGLLVTVLTAIGTAVNLVGRWIATKAVNKTQVSIRATVFDHAVHLPLHHVHSMKSGGVASLIREDAGGVADLIFSMLYNPWRAIVQFIGSLVILMLVDWKLMLGGMFLLPTVWLTHRTYINRIRPLFRDVRKQRQKIDSGATETFGGIRVVRTFSRSRSESSRYVREGDFLVRQQLFTWWWMRIIETIWEVLIPLASTGLLLYGGYQIIEGNLTLGDLMMFLVYLTMLLDPLATIAGSAVAFQNNLAGLDRVLDVLDVEEELPSREGSISLASKQRVGDLSIQNVTFRYPGTETPVLKEVSFDVASGQTVALVGRSGAGKTTLTNLIARFYDPDEGRICFNGRDLRDIQLSSYRSLLGIVEQDVFLFDGSIHENIAYARRRASREDVISAAQAAAADEFIRKFPEGYETVIGERGVKLSGGQRQRLAIARAILADPQILILDEATSNLDSESERLIQDSLSELLQDRTAFVIAHRLSTIMNADKIVVLEDGEVLEIGTHEELVASGGRYRDMVMLQMDQGMQASR; this comes from the coding sequence ATGCCGAGTTCGCCCAGTCGCCGTCGTTTCGAAGCCTATCGTCAAGCGGTTCGCGATCGTCATCGCCGAGGGAATCAGGACACTGAAAAGGATCTGGCCAGCGGACGTGGCGGGCATCATCACGGTGGCGGGCCGGGTGGAAAGAAGATCGGGACGCGAGATCGATCCTTCCGCGAATTGTTTCTTGCTTTTTGGGGACTGATTGCCGGGCAAAGAGGGGCCATTTTGACGGCTCTGGCGCTGTTGACGGTCAGCATTGGTTTGCGATTGATCCCGCCGCTGGGAACCAAGCTGGCGATCGATTCCGTGCTGATTCGCCCACCCAAACCGCTACCGGACTGGGTGAGCGGAATCCCAAATCTAAGTGAGATTCTAGGCGACCCGATGTCGTCACCGATGCGCGTGCTGATCGCGATCGGATTGTTGGTGACCGTTCTGACCGCGATTGGAACCGCGGTGAATTTGGTGGGTCGTTGGATCGCGACCAAAGCGGTCAATAAAACGCAAGTGTCCATCCGAGCTACCGTGTTTGATCACGCTGTTCATCTGCCACTGCACCATGTGCATTCGATGAAGAGCGGTGGCGTGGCCAGCCTGATTCGAGAGGACGCAGGCGGCGTTGCCGATCTGATCTTCAGCATGCTCTACAACCCCTGGCGGGCAATCGTTCAGTTCATCGGCAGCCTCGTGATCCTGATGCTGGTGGACTGGAAGCTGATGTTGGGTGGAATGTTTTTGTTGCCGACCGTTTGGTTGACGCACCGCACCTACATCAATCGCATTCGTCCTCTCTTTCGAGATGTCCGCAAGCAACGTCAAAAGATCGACAGCGGCGCGACGGAAACCTTTGGCGGCATTCGCGTCGTGCGAACGTTTTCGCGATCTCGCAGCGAGTCGAGTCGCTATGTGCGGGAAGGTGACTTCTTGGTTCGGCAGCAGTTGTTCACTTGGTGGTGGATGCGGATCATCGAGACCATTTGGGAAGTGCTGATTCCGCTCGCTTCCACCGGCTTGTTGCTTTATGGCGGCTATCAAATCATCGAGGGCAATCTGACCCTCGGTGACCTGATGATGTTCTTGGTCTACCTGACGATGTTGTTGGATCCGTTGGCCACGATCGCTGGCAGCGCGGTCGCTTTTCAGAACAATCTGGCTGGGTTGGATCGTGTGCTGGATGTGTTGGATGTGGAAGAGGAATTGCCCAGTCGCGAAGGTTCGATCTCGTTGGCTTCGAAACAGCGAGTGGGTGATCTGTCAATTCAAAATGTCACGTTCCGTTATCCGGGAACCGAGACGCCGGTGCTGAAAGAGGTGAGTTTCGACGTCGCATCGGGGCAAACGGTCGCCTTGGTGGGACGCAGCGGAGCGGGCAAGACGACACTGACCAATTTGATCGCTCGGTTCTATGATCCCGACGAGGGAAGGATCTGTTTCAATGGTCGCGACTTGCGAGACATCCAGTTGTCCAGCTATAGATCGTTGCTGGGAATTGTGGAACAGGACGTGTTTTTGTTCGACGGCTCCATCCACGAAAACATTGCCTACGCCCGCCGACGAGCGTCACGGGAGGATGTGATCTCGGCGGCGCAGGCAGCTGCCGCTGACGAGTTCATTCGCAAATTTCCCGAAGGTTATGAAACGGTGATCGGCGAACGTGGCGTCAAGTTGTCAGGTGGGCAACGTCAACGATTGGCCATCGCACGAGCGATCTTGGCTGACCCTCAAATCCTGATCTTGGATGAAGCGACCAGCAATCTCGATAGCGAAAGCGAGCGTCTGATCCAGGACAGTTTGAGCGAGTTGTTGCAGGACCGAACCGCGTTCGTGATCGCTCACCGATTGAGCACGATCATGAATGCTGACAAAATCGTGGTTTTGGAAGACGGCGAAGTGCTCGAGATTGGCACGCACGAAGAATTGGTCGCCAGCGGTGGCCGCTATCGAGACATGGTGATGCTGCAAATGGATCAAGGCATGCAAGCCAGTCGGTGA
- a CDS encoding vWA domain-containing protein, with protein sequence MNGGGMSWIPALSGVWPWVVLACVPVGIVLLYFLKLRREPVEVPSTYLWSRTIEDLHVNSLLQRLRNSLLLLLQLLAVLLAAFALFRPGIRGEANSLGRMVFLLDTSASMQAPAGDAEGAGQGGRSRFEEARRQIGDRIDTMTDSESAMLVTFSDRAEVMQAFTSDRNRLRDALDRCEVTNRPTDILGALRAADGLANPRRTSEIGDVNDVQVADAMPAELMLYSDGNFGDVTQFSLGNLQPTYVAIGSGAVRNLAIVSFSAQRDLQNPDQIQVFATVLNTGTSDESTEASLYIDQNLVDAASVKLEPEAQTGLSFTIESSDAVALRLQLDSEDDLKIDNEAFAALTPAGLVSVLVVTPGNRALELGLTTPKCQQIASCEFVTPDYMETEAYQKRVDSGRDDLIVYDRCRPKDSPPTNTFTMGELPNDDWKWKTESGALTLIDIDRTHPVLRYLELYSLLVFSGRAVDGPSGSLTLVESDVGPVMAIASRDGYQDLVLGFPLVSEDESGDMQANTNWYAERSWPVFMFNVLRNLAGAAQSSGAPSYQPGQTVMARLENVLESVEVVRTVEQGRKESLGKQPVGAGGVVEIVSTSLPGNYQLIAAETDQVVDRFAVNLFDARESRLAAQPTVELGYESVEATDAGIEVRREFWRPLLIAVLVLMALEWWFYTRRLA encoded by the coding sequence ATGAACGGTGGTGGAATGAGTTGGATTCCGGCCTTGTCGGGTGTATGGCCTTGGGTGGTGTTGGCGTGCGTGCCCGTGGGCATCGTGCTGCTTTACTTTTTGAAACTGCGACGTGAGCCGGTCGAAGTGCCGAGCACGTATTTATGGTCTCGAACGATCGAGGACCTGCACGTCAACAGTTTGCTGCAACGGCTTCGCAACAGCCTGTTGTTGTTGCTGCAATTGCTGGCAGTGTTATTGGCCGCGTTCGCTTTGTTCCGACCAGGCATCCGAGGCGAAGCGAATTCGTTGGGCCGGATGGTGTTTCTGCTGGATACTTCTGCCAGCATGCAAGCTCCCGCAGGAGACGCTGAAGGAGCAGGGCAGGGCGGTCGCAGTCGGTTTGAAGAGGCGCGTCGTCAAATCGGCGATCGCATCGACACGATGACGGATTCGGAGTCGGCGATGCTGGTGACATTCAGTGACCGCGCCGAAGTGATGCAGGCCTTCACTTCGGATCGCAATCGTTTGCGGGATGCACTGGACCGATGTGAGGTCACGAATCGACCGACGGATATTCTGGGGGCACTGCGAGCAGCCGATGGCTTGGCCAACCCACGTCGGACCAGCGAGATTGGAGACGTCAACGATGTCCAAGTCGCTGATGCGATGCCCGCGGAACTGATGCTCTACAGCGATGGGAACTTTGGCGATGTGACGCAGTTCAGTCTGGGGAACCTGCAGCCAACCTATGTTGCGATTGGATCCGGCGCGGTCCGCAATTTGGCGATCGTTTCGTTCTCGGCTCAACGTGATTTGCAGAACCCCGATCAGATTCAAGTTTTCGCGACGGTGCTGAACACGGGCACGTCGGATGAGTCCACGGAAGCATCCTTGTACATCGATCAGAACTTGGTGGATGCGGCGTCAGTGAAGTTGGAACCGGAGGCTCAAACTGGATTGTCGTTCACGATTGAATCTTCCGATGCGGTTGCATTGAGGTTGCAACTCGACAGCGAAGACGATTTGAAGATCGACAACGAAGCGTTCGCGGCGTTGACACCCGCGGGGTTGGTTTCGGTGTTGGTCGTCACTCCCGGCAACCGAGCGCTCGAGCTGGGCCTGACAACACCCAAGTGCCAGCAGATCGCGTCGTGCGAATTTGTGACGCCTGACTACATGGAAACCGAGGCGTATCAAAAACGGGTGGATTCGGGCCGCGACGATTTGATCGTTTACGATCGATGCCGACCCAAGGATTCTCCTCCGACCAACACGTTCACCATGGGGGAATTGCCCAACGATGATTGGAAGTGGAAAACCGAGTCGGGCGCGTTGACGTTGATCGACATCGATCGAACGCATCCGGTGCTGCGGTATCTTGAGCTGTATTCGTTGCTGGTGTTTTCCGGTCGAGCTGTGGATGGGCCATCGGGCTCGCTGACCTTGGTGGAATCGGATGTCGGTCCGGTGATGGCGATTGCTTCGAGGGATGGTTACCAAGATTTGGTGTTGGGGTTCCCGCTTGTCAGCGAAGACGAATCGGGCGATATGCAGGCCAATACCAATTGGTACGCTGAACGCTCTTGGCCGGTGTTCATGTTCAACGTATTGAGAAACTTGGCCGGTGCGGCTCAGTCGTCAGGGGCACCGAGTTATCAACCGGGGCAAACCGTGATGGCTCGCCTTGAAAACGTTCTGGAGTCGGTTGAGGTCGTGCGAACGGTTGAGCAAGGCAGAAAAGAATCGCTGGGCAAGCAACCGGTCGGAGCAGGTGGCGTGGTCGAAATCGTCTCGACTTCACTGCCCGGTAATTATCAATTGATCGCCGCGGAAACAGATCAAGTGGTTGATCGGTTCGCGGTCAATTTGTTTGATGCTCGTGAAAGTCGATTGGCAGCGCAGCCGACCGTCGAGTTGGGGTACGAATCAGTGGAAGCAACCGACGCGGGAATCGAGGTGCGTCGCGAATTTTGGCGGCCTCTGTTGATCGCCGTGTTGGTGTTGATGGCATTGGAGTGGTGGTTCTACACGAGGCGTTTGGCGTAG
- a CDS encoding DUF58 domain-containing protein, with amino-acid sequence MSSNEFSLFRRGNSLRSDRAVIAFLRISDLDEETVEVRWRAPPLRESAKLHPMSNAPASSTTEPTPAASTPTDAKRQASGPLLTPALLGRLERLELVSRKIFRGRMKGERISRRKGQSVEFADFRNYVPGDDLRLIDWNLYARLDQLFLKLFQEEEDLHFHALIDTSASMNFGTPNKLRVAKQLAAALGYVGLCHGDRVCVRAMGQSGHNAPVLRSRGSFWKMLNYLDGLSGGENVSLHDGVKDFVTRGGGSGVVVLITDMMDKEGYESALRMLVGRQIDVFVLQVLSQEEIDPPLRGDRRLIDVEDGDAAEITVNQFVLDKYQANLKAFLNQIRQYCAKRSIVHVMVPTDTPIETVITKYLRTRGVVR; translated from the coding sequence ATGTCATCCAACGAATTCTCGCTGTTTCGCCGGGGAAATTCCCTCCGATCGGACCGTGCGGTCATCGCTTTTCTAAGAATTTCTGATCTCGACGAAGAGACAGTTGAGGTGCGGTGGCGTGCTCCACCGCTGCGTGAATCGGCTAAACTGCATCCCATGAGCAACGCACCCGCTTCGTCGACGACCGAACCGACTCCCGCAGCCAGCACCCCGACCGATGCCAAGCGGCAAGCGTCTGGGCCTTTGTTGACGCCAGCCTTGTTGGGTCGGCTGGAACGGCTGGAGCTCGTTTCTCGGAAGATCTTTCGGGGGCGGATGAAAGGCGAACGCATCAGTCGCCGGAAAGGTCAAAGCGTCGAGTTCGCTGACTTTCGAAATTACGTGCCGGGCGATGACCTGCGGCTGATCGATTGGAATTTGTACGCTCGGTTGGATCAGTTGTTTTTGAAACTGTTTCAGGAAGAAGAGGACCTGCACTTCCATGCCTTGATCGACACCAGCGCGTCAATGAATTTTGGCACGCCGAACAAATTGCGTGTCGCCAAGCAACTCGCGGCCGCACTCGGGTACGTGGGGCTCTGTCACGGTGATCGGGTTTGTGTTCGAGCCATGGGGCAATCCGGTCACAACGCTCCCGTGCTTCGGTCGCGTGGTTCGTTTTGGAAAATGTTGAACTACCTGGACGGTTTGTCGGGTGGCGAAAATGTTTCGCTGCACGACGGTGTCAAGGATTTTGTGACGCGAGGTGGTGGCAGCGGCGTGGTCGTGCTGATCACCGACATGATGGACAAGGAAGGCTACGAATCGGCACTGCGGATGTTGGTCGGTCGGCAAATCGATGTGTTTGTGCTGCAGGTGTTGTCGCAAGAAGAAATTGATCCGCCACTACGAGGTGATCGCCGCTTGATTGATGTCGAAGATGGCGATGCGGCCGAGATCACCGTCAATCAATTCGTGTTGGACAAGTACCAAGCCAACCTCAAAGCCTTCCTCAATCAAATTCGGCAGTACTGTGCCAAGCGATCGATTGTGCACGTGATGGTTCCAACCGACACGCCGATTGAAACGGTGATCACGAAATACCTACGAACTCGTGGGGTCGTGCGATGA
- a CDS encoding vWA domain-containing protein: MRFSLLMLLVAAMTATPLHQASAEQVKLDVRLVHPVMKAGEKQTNHLRIALTGFELKSAEERPPVNVCLVLDHSGSMSGQKLARAKEAAEAAIDRLSDDDIVSVVLYDSNVTVLVPATKATDRSSIKQKIRGIQAGSSTALFAGVSKGAAEVRKFLADEQVNRVILLSDGLANVGPKSPQELEGLGRSLMKEAISVSTLGLGSGYNEDLMVALASVGGGNHAFIEDADSLVSVFNQEFDGLLSVVANEFEIVVKLDESVRPVRMIGSEGDIEGQTIRIPLAQLYANQERYFIVETEVSPGTEDSTRDLAEVTVQYRNLQTETKEKLTSSIQVRFSDEEKIVEEAKDMEVYAYCSLQITTELNREATALRDAGQVKEAQSLLNQNATSLNKLYVECEAKGVTSVLPELKLAEESNEMQAEAIVDRSKWNSTRKSMRQLQNAVQSQQPYSVDVPSLSPSQSSAPRR, encoded by the coding sequence ATGCGTTTCTCATTGTTGATGTTACTTGTTGCCGCCATGACGGCCACACCGCTTCACCAAGCGAGTGCCGAACAAGTCAAATTGGATGTCCGCTTGGTCCACCCCGTGATGAAAGCAGGTGAGAAACAAACCAATCACTTGCGAATCGCACTGACCGGTTTTGAACTGAAATCCGCGGAAGAACGCCCACCCGTCAACGTCTGCTTGGTGCTTGACCACAGCGGTTCGATGAGCGGGCAAAAACTCGCACGTGCCAAAGAAGCCGCCGAAGCCGCGATCGACCGGCTGAGCGACGACGACATCGTTTCAGTCGTTCTGTACGACAGCAATGTCACCGTCTTAGTCCCCGCCACCAAAGCCACCGATCGCTCCTCCATCAAACAAAAGATCCGTGGCATCCAAGCCGGTAGTTCCACCGCATTGTTCGCCGGAGTCAGCAAAGGTGCCGCGGAAGTTCGTAAGTTCTTGGCCGACGAACAAGTCAATCGAGTCATCCTGCTTTCGGACGGTTTGGCCAACGTGGGTCCCAAAAGCCCACAAGAACTGGAAGGGTTGGGACGCTCACTGATGAAGGAAGCGATCAGCGTCAGCACGCTTGGCCTGGGTTCAGGTTACAACGAAGACTTGATGGTCGCGCTCGCCTCCGTGGGCGGTGGCAACCACGCGTTCATCGAAGACGCCGACAGTTTGGTGTCGGTCTTCAACCAAGAGTTCGATGGTTTGCTCAGCGTCGTAGCGAACGAATTCGAAATCGTGGTCAAACTGGATGAGTCTGTGCGTCCCGTTCGCATGATCGGCAGCGAAGGAGACATCGAAGGTCAAACGATTCGCATTCCACTCGCGCAGCTTTACGCCAATCAAGAACGTTACTTCATCGTTGAAACCGAAGTTTCACCCGGCACGGAAGACTCCACCCGAGATCTGGCAGAAGTCACGGTGCAGTATCGTAATCTGCAAACCGAAACCAAAGAGAAACTGACCAGCAGCATTCAGGTTCGCTTCAGTGACGAAGAAAAGATCGTCGAAGAAGCCAAGGACATGGAGGTTTACGCCTACTGCAGCTTGCAAATCACCACCGAACTCAATCGCGAAGCCACCGCGCTACGTGATGCGGGCCAAGTCAAGGAAGCACAATCGCTGCTGAATCAAAACGCAACCTCTCTTAACAAACTGTACGTTGAGTGTGAAGCCAAGGGCGTCACCAGTGTTCTTCCTGAACTGAAATTGGCCGAAGAAAGCAACGAGATGCAAGCGGAAGCGATTGTCGATCGTTCCAAGTGGAATTCAACTCGCAAAAGCATGCGGCAGTTGCAGAATGCAGTCCAAAGTCAACAACCCTATTCGGTGGACGTCCCCAGTCTCTCGCCTTCCCAATCCTCCGCCCCTCGTCGGTAA